From Populus trichocarpa isolate Nisqually-1 chromosome 19, P.trichocarpa_v4.1, whole genome shotgun sequence, a single genomic window includes:
- the LOC7475772 gene encoding GDSL esterase/lipase At1g71691 produces the protein MATFKLPCMLVIFLVFGAGLGQNVDPFGPGVGRRREMVPAMFIFGDSLIDNGNNNNLPSFAKANYFPYGIDFNGGPTGRFSNGYTMVDEIAEQLGLPLIPAYSEASGDQVLNGVNYASAAAGILDITGRNFVGRIPFDQQIRNFQNTLDQITNNLGADDVARQVGRSIFFVGMGSNDYLNNYLMPNYPTRNQYNGRQYADLLTQEYSRQLTSLYNLGARKFVIAGLGVMGCIPSILAQSPAGICSDSVNQLVQPFNENVKAMLSNFNANQLPGAKSIFIDVARMFREILTNSPAYGFSVINRGCCGIGRNRGQITCLPFQTPCPNREQYVFWDAFHPTEAVNVLMGRKAFNGDLSMVYPMNIEQLANLDIESN, from the exons ATGGCTACCTTCAAGCTGCCTTGCATGCTGGTGATTTTCTTGGTGTTTGGTGCAGGTTTAGGCCAAAATGTGGATCCATTTGGGCCAGGAGTGGGAAGGAGAAGGGAGATGGTGCCTGCTATGTTTATATTTGGAGACTCGCTCATTGACAATGGCAATAACAATAACCTTCCTTCTTTTGCCAAGGCCAACTATTTCCCTTATGGTATTGACTTCAACGGTGGTCCTACTGGCCGTTTCTCCAATGGTTACACCATGGTTGACGAAATTG CTGAACAACTAGGACTTCCTCTGATTCCTGCATACTCTGAGGCATCAGGAGATCAAGTGCTTAATGGAGTCAACTATGCCTCTGCAGCGGCAGGAATCCTTGATATCACAGGCAGAAATTTT GTAGGTCGCATACCATTTGACCAACAGATAAGGAACTTCCAAAATACACTTGATCAGATTACAAATAATCTTGGAGCAGACGATGTGGCCAGGCAAGTTGGACGGAGCATCTTTTTTGTGGGGATGGGCAGTAATGACTACCTTAATAACTATCTCATGCCTAACTATCCAACTCGGAATCAATATAATGGCAGACAATATGCAGATCTCTTGACTCAAGAATATAGTAGGCAACTCACTTCACTTTACAATCTTGGAGCACGGAAATTTGTTATTGCGGGATTAGGAGTCATGGGGTGTATCCCAAGTATCTTGGCCCAGAGCCCTGCAGGAATCTGCTCAGATTCAGTTAACCAGCTAGTTCAACCTTTCAATGAAAATGTGAAGGCTATGCTCAGTAACTTCAATGCCAATCAGTTGCCAGGTGCAAAATCCATTTTTATTGATGTCGCTCGTATGTTTCGAGAGATCCTCACTAACTCCCCAGCCTATG GATTTAGCGTTATAAACCGTGGATGCTGTGGCATCGGGCGAAATAGAGGTCAAATTACATGTCTTCCGTTCCAAACACCCTGTCCTAACAGAGAACAGTATGTGTTTTGGGATGCATTCCACCCAACAGAAGCTGTGAATGTTTTGATGGGGAGAAAGGCCTTCAATGGGGATTTGAGCATGGTCTATCCTATGAACATAGAACAACTTGCCAATCTTGATATTGAGTCCAATTAA